GGGTTCGGTGGCGGTTGGCGCCTTTTCGGACGTGCCCGAAACACAATCTGCCCATGAGTGATGTGCGGTTGGGCAAGTGGACCGATATGATCCACGAGCTACAAGCCATGCTGGGAGCTATCGCGGAGCAGCGCGCGGTTGCAAGAACATGTGCGCGGCGGGACCCATCTCCACTGCAGATTTACGTGGACCGGCGTCTGGACGGTGCGACAGGCACCGCCTGGTTAGACCATCAGGGCATCGATCAGGTTTGTCGCGCTGCCGAGATGCTGGGTGGCCTCATGCGCTTTGGCGCGGGTCAGAAGGCCGCCGATATGACTGAGGACATGTGGGACGCGGCGGGGCGCACCGGCTGGTCGTTACTTGAGAAAGGGCCTTGTGAAATTCGGGATGTTCTTGCGCAAACTCTGACGCGCTGTCTGCGACAGAACGGACACCCAAGCCCGCGAATTGCCTTCGGTATGCTTTACGGTTGGTTGTTCGCTAGCCGGCTGTCAAAAGATCCAGGTCCGATCCGTGAAATCGTTCGTGACGTCATCATTGAGCACGTACCGCTTGTGCCCGGGCAAATGCTGCTTGGACGTCCTGTGAAGCACCCGCGACTTTCCAGCATCAACTCGATTGCAAAAGCTGAAGGCTTGCACTCGAAAACCCTAGCGAATGTGCTGCGTGTGGCTGGCTTGATTGGCGATGACCGCAAGTTAAAAAGTGCCCGGAATGTGGTCACCGATTACGAAAAGGCAAAAGCCCTGATTGATACGGCAAAGCACGCTGTGCCGGTAACATTGGTGCCTGATATGCTCACGACATCACGTCCGGTGGTGGCCGAGTTGATTGCGCTCGGGCAACTGACGAGAATACAGGACCATGGTCAGCTGCAAAGCAAGCTTGGCAAAGCCATCGACGGAAGGTCGATCCAACGGACGCGCAAGTTCATCGAAGGTGTCGGTGAGGTCGTGGACGCGCCACCCGAAACCCATGTTCATCTCGCCAAGGCGGCGGAGAAATGTCGGGTCACCCTGCGAGCCATTCTTGAGATGCTGTTCAATCGTTATCTTCAAACCGTCTATCGGCTCGCGGGGGCCGATGGGTTCAGCGCGCTTCTTATTTCGCCCGCCGATGTCATGGCCTGTATTGAGGATCCGCCTCCAAATGCGTCAGACGAGATTCGGTTTTGGATGGGGTGAAGCTCCCTTAAACAGGCCCTTATCTCTCAATGAGAATGAATGCTGCCCTCAGGGAGGCATTTTTTTCGAACTTTCGATGGCCATTTGATCTGTGCAAATGGTCATTTTTGCCGCCGATGGGTAAAAATTATTCAATGAAATCAATGGTGGGAAATGACAAAATGGCCATGTTATGCTATGTCCCACAGTTGTGAAAAGACAGGCAATTGAGAGCCGCTGAGGCAAAAAAGACTGCCACTTGTTGGGTCGATAAATGCCACGATAAGTTTAGTATCTGATTTTATTGGATAGGCAGATGGCCGTCCGAAGTGGGCGGCCATTGTCGTGGTCGGCTAAGGTATTGGTGACCTTTGCCGTCAATGCTCTCTAAAAGTACCGCAAATTCCGGCACCTTTTTTCCGTAATCGCTTCGACGCCCAAACATGTTTTGGCTTTTGAGGCCGTTTCTGCACGACGATGTGGCCATTATTTCAGGTAGGGCGAAAAGATCGAAGGCCAGATAGGTTTGGTGTTTTCATGACTGATCCTCCGATCCGCCAAGCCCTCCCATAACGACGACCCGTCATTGACCAGAGCACCTTACTACAACATGTTGCGCCGCATCAGATGGCAGGTAAGAGCCCTAACGTTCAGTTTTCTGTGTTTTACAAAGGTCCGACTTGCCAAAGGATGATCGCTCCTAGACATGTCCGAAATCTTCTCGCAATGGCTGGGGCTCGTTTTCAAGCTCTGCGTGACGTGCGTACTTGTGACCCGCCTGAACAGCCATTGCGATTAGACTTGGGGCGTAACAATCCCCAATCCGATTCACGGTCTGGATGCCCGCATCCGCCCATTGATCTTTCATAGAGATGAGGTCCAACCAGAGCTGATCGTTGGGGCGTCGTGATGTGACGGTGACAAGTTTTGCACAATCTATCACTTGGGTTGTTTCCGTGTAGACGCAGGACAGCGTGAGCGTATCTGGTGACATATCTGCTAGATTGTGCAATGGGATAATGCGTACCTGTTTTTCTACTAGGCGGCGCTGGATACGGTCTTGTTCCAGCGTATTCTCCGACCACGGCGACACGATTGGTGCGGGCGTGATGAACACAACCTCGCGGCCTGCATCGACCAAGACTTCTGCCAGAACGCTTGCCATGTAAAAGCGATCATCGTCGAAGATCACGACAGGATCATCAGTGGATACCGCGGCAGCGCCCTTCGTCATAATGTCATCAGGTGTCAGCACACGGGCCGGATCAAGAAACGAAAGTGGACGACGATGCGCGCGGCCGACACCATCTGCACGCCACGTAGACCCGGTTGCCAGGGCAACATGTGGGACGCCAAACTCAAGGATATCCGACGCCTCAAGCGGGCTTTCAAGGTAGAGTTCAGCATTTGAGGCTTGCTGCAACTGCCACAATCGCCAGTCGCGTACGCGGCCCCACGCAGCAAGGCCGGGCAATGCACTTTCAGACGTGACCCGACCGCCCCAAGTGCTGCCAGCCTCGGACAAGGTAACGTCTGCGCCACGCTGCACTAAGGCACGCGCAGCCTCTAGCCCTGCGGGGCCGCCGCCGACGATCAGATAGGGATCAGATTTTGTGACCTGAGGGATGATTTCGGGGTGCCATCCACGGCGCCATTCCTCTGCCATGGTCGGATTTTGGGTGCAGCGCATCGGTGTGCTGGTGTTATCGCCCATGACGCAGATATTGCAGCCAATGCACTCGCGGATTGCTTCGATCTCTCCTGTTTCGATTTTTTTAGGCAAGAACGGGTCCGCAATCGAGGGACGTGCAGCGCCTATCAAATCCAGATGGCCGCTTTTGATGACTCGCGCCATGGTGTCAGGCGAGGTATAGCGGCCAACTCCAACCACTGGTTTGGTGGTGACCGATTTTACGAAGCCTGTGTATCGCTCTTGAAATCCTTCATCCGAGAAGCGCGAAGTTTGGCTATCGTTGGACCAATCGGACAAATTCACATCCCAAAGATCGGGCTCTTCTGCCAAAGCTTCGATTATGTCGCGGGCTTCTGAATCGTGTTGAATGCCGCCAGACCCAAGCAATTCATCTACCGCTAGGCGGACTGCAACTGCGCAGGTTTCGCCGACCGCTTCTTTTGTGTCTTCGATCACTTCGCGAAACAGCCGCAACCGATTTTCAAATGACCCGCCGTATTCGTCCGTTCGGTGGTTGTGACGGGCCAGCAGGAAGTGTTGCAGCAGCGTCATGTCGTGGCCAGCATAGACGTAGATGATATCGAACCCTGCATCTTGTGCCCGCAAAGCTGCGTCTACATGCCATTTACGAAATGCCACAATGTCCGACTTATCCATCGCCCGCGCTTGCACCGGATCATCACCATCCACAATGGCGGAAGACGGAGCAATTGGTGCGACACGGCTGTAGCGGTTCGCAGAGTGCAGGCCATTGTGGGCCAGTTGGATAGCGGCCAGGCTGTCATGTTCGTGCACTGCTTCTGTTAGAAGCCGCAAGGCCGGAATATCATCGGCGCCCCAAATTCGCGCCTCATTTGCCGGTGTCAGGTCAGAGCTTGCATGAATTTCGGCCTCTTGTGTGGACACAACGCCCCATCCCCCTTCGGCCTTTATTCCACGAAGTCG
This DNA window, taken from Aliiroseovarius sp. F47248L, encodes the following:
- a CDS encoding TniQ family protein, whose product is MLFPKVPFHAGETPMSWAARQAAFHTGGRVVPFLNDLGIPVADLARGKRKGVEKLCAMAGEDPASMIRNSIIAVGHRRFELCGQEFSAEFTTGVVTRFCPLCIDEDIDGCEDPGVAMRHRVRWRLAPFRTCPKHNLPMSDVRLGKWTDMIHELQAMLGAIAEQRAVARTCARRDPSPLQIYVDRRLDGATGTAWLDHQGIDQVCRAAEMLGGLMRFGAGQKAADMTEDMWDAAGRTGWSLLEKGPCEIRDVLAQTLTRCLRQNGHPSPRIAFGMLYGWLFASRLSKDPGPIREIVRDVIIEHVPLVPGQMLLGRPVKHPRLSSINSIAKAEGLHSKTLANVLRVAGLIGDDRKLKSARNVVTDYEKAKALIDTAKHAVPVTLVPDMLTTSRPVVAELIALGQLTRIQDHGQLQSKLGKAIDGRSIQRTRKFIEGVGEVVDAPPETHVHLAKAAEKCRVTLRAILEMLFNRYLQTVYRLAGADGFSALLISPADVMACIEDPPPNASDEIRFWMG
- a CDS encoding NAD(P)-binding protein; the protein is MRDPRYDILFEPIKIGPVTTRNRFYQVPHCTGMGHRYPQAEARLRGIKAEGGWGVVSTQEAEIHASSDLTPANEARIWGADDIPALRLLTEAVHEHDSLAAIQLAHNGLHSANRYSRVAPIAPSSAIVDGDDPVQARAMDKSDIVAFRKWHVDAALRAQDAGFDIIYVYAGHDMTLLQHFLLARHNHRTDEYGGSFENRLRLFREVIEDTKEAVGETCAVAVRLAVDELLGSGGIQHDSEARDIIEALAEEPDLWDVNLSDWSNDSQTSRFSDEGFQERYTGFVKSVTTKPVVGVGRYTSPDTMARVIKSGHLDLIGAARPSIADPFLPKKIETGEIEAIRECIGCNICVMGDNTSTPMRCTQNPTMAEEWRRGWHPEIIPQVTKSDPYLIVGGGPAGLEAARALVQRGADVTLSEAGSTWGGRVTSESALPGLAAWGRVRDWRLWQLQQASNAELYLESPLEASDILEFGVPHVALATGSTWRADGVGRAHRRPLSFLDPARVLTPDDIMTKGAAAVSTDDPVVIFDDDRFYMASVLAEVLVDAGREVVFITPAPIVSPWSENTLEQDRIQRRLVEKQVRIIPLHNLADMSPDTLTLSCVYTETTQVIDCAKLVTVTSRRPNDQLWLDLISMKDQWADAGIQTVNRIGDCYAPSLIAMAVQAGHKYARHAELENEPQPLREDFGHV